DNA from Eucalyptus grandis isolate ANBG69807.140 chromosome 5, ASM1654582v1, whole genome shotgun sequence:
TATGTCAAAAAGAAGTTTGGAACACATACAACTTTCGAGCTATAAGTTCATTAGTTCCAACTAGTTGACCCAATCGATCTCTGATTTTGCTCAGCATAGCGAGGCCATACTATGCCATCCCTGATTAGTCCATCGTCCACAATCTACACCGAAGCTCTATTTTCTCATCAAAGAAGCAACTGAGTCGCAGGCACTTCTACCGTATATGGCGTCAACCGTACAACATCACCACGTGCCCTTGTTAAGAACAAGAACCTCGTAACACAACCGTAAAATTGTTGTGCGACAGTTACACAGCTAGTCGTAAATAAGTCTATGCACCTCAGAAATCCCACTGAGTCACCCACCTCTTCGAATTCTCCATTGCCAGAGTGGTCAAAGAAGCacaattcatttaaaaaaaaaaaaagagctattGCCGGCGAACGCATTGAGTCTCAAATCGAGGACAGAACGTGCGAACCGAATGCAAAGTCACGGCTTGAGGAAACCACTTTCCTCTTCTTACCCGCTAATTTTccaggcaaaaaagaaaaaaagaaagagaaatttgaaaGCAAATGCATCATCATACAAAAAACccagaagggaaaaagaatgaaatacaCAGGAAACGGTGACCAAAGCAAGCAATGCAGAAGAATCGGAGAATTCATAGAACCTGGACAAGCTCGATCCGTCACGAGCCGCAAACAGCGCCTTTGCAGCTCGCCGCGTCATTTCCCTTCTTCCCAGAGAAAATTCAGGAAGCTGGGGGGACTGTTGCTGTAAAATCAGGGTTTAAGGAGCGTGGGTTTATGTATAGAGCTTGGATTCCGCTCTGCGACAGCGCGAACTCGAAAGATGCTGCGGCGTGCCCGGGGGCGATGGAAATTGCTGGAAAGATTCGTGTGTTGGCGCGACTACCGTATGGATTTGGCCCCGCGCGGAGAGGAGATTCGATCCGATGCGCCTGACCCCAAGCTTCATCGAGCATCTAGTACGACGAACGATTGGAAAAATCCGAAATTTTGCTCCATGGAGTGGGGTGGGAGCTTCCTCGGTCATACGACATATATAAGCCAAATTGGAGTGGCActaacaaaggaaaaattgttttcaattcaaattcaatGTAGCCGCTCATTAGTAAAAGGCATATATAAAGGGTGCTTTGAGTTATACGCATCGAAAAATCATTGTAATATTCTAAATTCAATTTATTATTGAGTCAAGTTATGAGAAGGTATTTTGTTACCAATTTGTTAGTCTTGCACTTATGGTTGCCGAGCTGTCTGTGACAAGATCCAGACATGAAGTTGGTTTGGAATTGAGGAAGTTGATCTATATAAATACCATTTGACAATTTAGAGATTGCCTATGATGTATTCGGACATGCAAAGGGGCTAACCATGAGTAAGCACACAGTTGAGGGCGAAGGCCCAAAAAAGTTTGATTAGAGCAACCCGACTAACTCATTGGCTGGTGCCAAGAAGACAGCGAACTCCTCCTCGTCCACGAGTCCACGTCGCAAGGCAGCTCGGATCATCAATTGCCCAAAGGCAGGACCGAATTGACATGGGAAATGAGGTACAACATCGCTCAGGGCTTGGTCTCGGCACTGCTCTACTTGGACATGGCGTTGGAACAATGCATGATAGGTTGGGCTGGCAAAATGAGTCATTGACCCATGTTTtaattcatattcattttgctgGGTCAAATAGGGTCATTTAAAATCTAACATATGGGTTTACTAAaacaaagctcaacttttgatGGGTCTTTAATGGGTCTGCTCAAAGCCCAGTTTCAACCCATTTGCTTTTTACAATCTATTTCAGTCTCGTGCCGCTCATCCCCCTTCAATGCTCCGCGGCACGgcattctcctcctccttcggcTCTGGAGTAATCGCCTTATCGAGCAAAGGTGACGAAAATGAAAGCACGAACAAGAGCTCAAATTCATTACGCTGTCGTCATGAACAGATCGAAAACAAGCTCGAAACGAAAGTAGGAAATCAGATGCGACCTGAGAATCTAAGAAAATGCATAGGCACCGATTAGGGCTAGCTCACGAGTTGCAAAAAAGCTTTACTTGGAAGAGCAAATAGGATTTCGCGGTGTGTTTGGCTCAACTTTTCTAAAAGGCTTTCAGCCTTTAAAGTCCATGCTTTATGAGTGTTTGGCAAGCCTTTCAAAGTGGCTTTTGGCTAAATGTTTGGCCTTGAGAAAGCCAAACACAAAGCAAGTAGAGGCTAGCCTTGGGTAGGATGCTATTTCTAGACTTTGTTCTTCTCATCTTACACTCATTAGCTTTTTTATATTCCCATCTTACCCTCACTATTTTTAGAATTAGTGGTTGGTCATCGGCACCAGTGATGCGTGACACCGATGGTGGCGCCTAGGCTTTCTGGCGACTCCAGACCTTGTCGCCTAGGGTCACCCAACCTCGATGAGGGCCGCGACCTTAGGCGATGATAGCCGGCAAAATTTTTAGGGATTACTATACCATAAAAAAGTTGTCGCATTACTATACCATCCAttatttttagggtttggaATTGAGTAGTCTAACTTACGTATTGCGTGCATTTGGGTCATTGGACATTTCATATGTGCAATTCATTTATCGtagatataaattttgtgtcatcCTTCCTTGACGGATGATTGCCAATTCCCATAAAAGTAACGTTACGGACTCCATTTTATTGGAAATATTAAAGGATAATGAAGTCGCAATCACTCGAATTCTTTGCCCGTTTTACAATTGAGCATctcacctcttttttttttcttcttttttttttttttgtgcaattatcTCAACTTTCTATATATGTGTCATCAGAGATGTCCCTTACAATTAAGGACGGAATGTCAATGTGGATATTAACAGTAACCCCGTTATATGGCCATTAATTATTAATATTGACGTCCAATGTAGCCTTATTAAAACGAGATAGCGTATTTCTTGCTAAATAAGCAAGTCAGGTCACCGATTTTGCTTAATGCGTGCCGAGTAAACGAGTTATGCCAGCAATACATGACATGTGaattaatttaacaaaagcCTCACGTTGAGCCATATTTAAAAGATTGAGATACTTGCTCGAACAGAAAATAGTAAGTAGACAATCGACTTTAGAATGGAGCAAAAATCATTATTACCCAGCATTTGGTTTAATTCCGACCTTTGAAAGATTTTAATACAATAGCTCATTTTGGTAATTGCTTATTTTGCTGTCGTTCATCTCCTTCGTAAGAGTAAAATTCCAACTGCAATCTGAGACTCCTCTTGCAATGATCAAgtctaaataaatattttaagtaccGATTAACTACAACATTACTACCAGTAGTGAATGAGAAATGCGAGAGTACAACAGCTTTTCGAGAATCATTCGAGAGTCACCTCTCTCTCGGCGATTTTCATACACATCATACTTAAATAGACACCAGTTCCGAACAAAATAAAACTAGACATCGTTGAGGCActatattttacattttcttacAGAGCGAGGCATTTGCTTAAACGCATCCAGACGAGACGAGATCTTGGGGTCGATTACCTAGGCTCCTGCGTGGAGAGTTTGGGAGGCTTTTTCTTGAAGTTCAAAACGTCCATTGCCTCTTCAATCGTCGGCCGAGACGCAGCAATGGGGTGAGTACACCACAGCCCCACAATCAACAAGGCCTCCGCCTGTTTCTTGTCAAAATCCTTGCAGAGCCCCGTGTCCACCACTTCGAGAAATTTCTTGCGCCAGCGCAAGCTAAATTGCCCGCGCCCGGCCAAGCTCGGGCTCCCATAATGCTCCCAAACCCACTGGACAAGGTTTAGGCCTCGTTCTCTTAGTTCCGAGTCCAAGACGCATTTCCAGcaaactatttctaaaagaaCGACTCCAAAACTAAAGACATCAGATTCTTTACTTGCCTCACCCTTTTGGACGTACTCTGGAGCCATATAACCAATTGTTTCTACCGCTTCGGTTGCTTCTGGCCCTCTGGTGCGGTCAACTGGCCTAGCTGTGCTGAAATCTCCCAATTTGGCCTCGAAATTTTCATTAAGCATGATGTTGTTGGATTTGATATCCCTGTGGATCATGCATTGATTGCCTCCTTTCTGCAGGTAGTGCACCGCCGAGCCTAATCCTAGAGCGATGTTGTACCTCTTCTCCCACGGCAACAGGGGTCTATCTTTAAACAGATGATCCCCCAAGCTACCTTGACTCATAAATTCGTAAACCAGGGCGAACTTATCTTTCTTGTGACAACAGCCTATAAGTGCCACCAAGTTTCTGTGCCTAAGTTGGcttaatgacttcacctctgctaTATAGTCCTTTATCCCTCGGTCTGAACCAGATTTTAGTATCTTTACAGCGACCCGTGCGCCAGTGACTTCCATGTTCCCTTCGTACACAATCCCGAAACTTCCTTCTCCCCGAAATCTGGCAGGTGCTAAATCACTGGTCATGATCATCAACTCTTCCCAGGAGAACTCCTTGAGTATAGTGAAATTTTTTAACTCTTTGGTTAAATTCGCGCTAAGGTTGCCTTCTTCTCcacctctctctgtctctggaGTGGAGACTTCTGACCTATAATTTAGCCAATCAACAATGATCGCCACCAATACAACGACACCGCCCATTACTATGAGCTGCCACTTCAACCAAGAGTCGGTAGCCTTTTCCACCTGGTGCTGTGAACCAGAGATTGGTTCCGATATCAGGACCAAGCGATGCCCTTTGACACAAGCACCCACCATCTTTAGCATAGATGCCCCTGAGCTGTATGGGCAGTAGTGATGAAAGGTTTTCGTTAATGGGATTCCCATCAGCAGCCCTACAGACCAAGCTCAAACATTCCGTGCGCTGGTCGTAAATTATACTACAAGATGACCGTCCTTCATGACTTTCTTGATCGCCGTTGGGACATCAGCCCCGACGTTCGGATGTATAAGAACAAATGGAACAACCACACCCGACGTATTACTGTGATGGTTAACGTTGACTGCAAGACAACTGCTGTCGGGAAGAGCTGGATGGCCCAGAGTATGGCAAGGGGAGTTCGCATCGATTTTTTGTGTATCTTCCTTCGGTTGAAGGTTGGTAAATCGGTCAAAGCAAAACGTGAAGCTATCGAGGGCATATATTGGACTGTCGTTCTTCCGTCCAAAGTAAAGCGCAACCTTAAGGACTGAAAAATCAGCAAGTGAGGGCTGAAGGATCACCGCTCGGTCGCTGATGCCGTCGAGTCTTCCATTCGGCTGGCTCGGGCTGAAGTAAAAAGGTCGCTCAGAAGCCCATCCCCGAAGGCCTAAGTGAAAGTTGGTTTCAAAAACATATATTTACACGATACATGGATCGGCAAAGTGTAGAGCGGAAGCTGAAAGGGGCTTGAGCAGAGAGATCGTCAAGACTAGCAGAACTAATGCGGATGTGGGACGTTGACGCTGATCTTTATGTCTTCCAGAGCTTCTCATGTCGGATGTTTTTAATTTCTGGCAGATCTGACAATCGCCTGCAAACTCAAAGCGCCGTGCGGAGCCACGCGGGCAGGTTAACGTCTTCATCGTTCTCAGCGCTCAGCTCCGACAAAGTGGTGAAAGAGATGATCGATGCGGTGCGCCAGAATCAGATAACGAATAGAAAACTGCACTCACCGCCGTTTCAGTCCTTTGTCGTCGAGATCAAGCTCGGCCGCCGAACTCGGGCCTCAGATTCTGGATCTAGGGTCGAGCAAGCCCAAGATTTGTGATCTAGAGCTCAGCTCGACCTTGAATCTGAGATGATTTGAGGTCGATCACGGTCAGCCTAGGCAATGAgcgaggcggaggtggaggcgtGGTCCGTCGACACGGCATAGGGTTTCTAACCAAGTTGTAGggaaggggaaagaagaaagaaagcaactGGTAaagaagaattttattttttatattgtgttTTGTCTCTCATAGAATATAACcgaatttcttcatgtgaaacaacaaaataagtttaggacagACTTCATGTTATCTATGGTCGATCTCTTTATCGATGCTGTTGTTTATTATCTTTTTGATTaatgacaaaaagggagagagttgAGTTCTAGATActcaaaagataataaaaactaAGGGACATAAAAAAAACAGTTGTCTGTAAAAGCAAAActaatgcccatgaaaaaaaaaatgcaaagaaaagcaaaaaatgcaaagaagagcAAAATCAATGGCCATGCAAAAGACCATCAAGAAAAGcctaatatttttaattgttcGAGCTACATTTCTCAGAGAATCCTACcaagctggagaagaagaaggagtttAGAAAGCATACACAAAACACTGAGAGACTTTGCCCAACACACTACATCTTCCTTGCTTTTTATAGACATTAGGAGGCCGCACAAAAACAAGAaccagagaaggaaaaagagtgGGCCGGGGCAGGTAAGGTCGGGGTTGGTGGCACCCGGGAAAGCGGGATTTTCGACTTGTGCTACTAGTTTAAAGTTTTGGTTTGACTAACGCTACCAAAGCGATAAATATTATCTTCACCTAAAGATTTGTGaaattttctcatatttcaCTTTAGAAATTAAGatttatgaaatattttatcTCTCTATTTAGGCTATGGTTCTTCATTCGCTATTACCCGTGGTCTGTCTGACACGGCGGTGATGGTGGAAGGGTGTTGGAGtgaaaagggggaagaagaaaaaatcaaaggaaagaagaagagaggggaagagagaggggcGACGTGATGTGAGTTGCGGGAGGGTGGTCCCGTGGTCGGTGAATGGAGAGGGATTTTCAAACCAAGGGG
Protein-coding regions in this window:
- the LOC120293582 gene encoding L-type lectin-domain containing receptor kinase IX.2-like — protein: MVGACVKGHRLVLISEPISGSQHQVEKATDSWLKWQLIVMGGVVVLVAIIVDWLNYRSEVSTPETERGGEEGNLSANLTKELKNFTILKEFSWEELMIMTSDLAPARFRGEGSFGIVYEGNMEVTGARVAVKILKSGSDRGIKDYIAEVKSLSQLRHRNLVALIGCCHKKDKFALVYEFMSQGSLGDHLFKDRPLLPWEKRYNIALGLGSAVHYLQKGGNQCMIHRDIKSNNIMLNENFEAKLGDFSTARPVDRTRGPEATEAVETIGYMAPEYVQKGEASKESDVFSFGVVLLEIVCWKCVLDSELRERGLNLVQWVWEHYGSPSLAGRGQFSLRWRKKFLEVVDTGLCKDFDKKQAEALLIVGLWCTHPIAASRPTIEEAMDVLNFKKKPPKLSTQEPR